The Mytilus galloprovincialis chromosome 11, xbMytGall1.hap1.1, whole genome shotgun sequence genome contains the following window.
CTTGGTATATTTGTATATCGCCTTATCTCAACATATAACTTCATAGTACTACTACGAAGCtttgtgaaaaaatatcaatataatctATGTAATCTTCAAAACAGAAATCTAATTTTATAATTCCGTACATTGTAAGTTTCTTACAATCCTGTATAGATGCAAACCAGATTTGAATATATGCATCTTTAATTCTAGTTTTATTAATCTAATGATTGTTTTATACCAGACTGCTGATACCATACATAGTTGAAACCACAACTAAACAATAGGTCACGAACATAAGAAACCTATttagttttaccattatttgCATCTCTGAGTAACAATATATAGATATTATAAACAATAAGTGGTTTATGAGttgcaattttaataaatatctaaaaaaaaatatgtttgctgATTACATTCTTCGCCATATAAAACTACATTTGGCGTACTTTTACCCAGTTTCAAAATAGATCGACGAAAACGGTTATGGATAATTTAAACATCAATTCCACGACGGAAACCCCGAATTTCTGAAGCATATATTATCACAGACACAACCATACGATCGAACAAATCACATTACTTTTTCTTTGTCAAGTATAAACCATTTGTAGAAATATTCAGAGCTGCCAAAAATCGTGAACCTTGTAAGGCAAATCTCTTCTGTGTTTGTAAAATTTTTACATTACAGTGTATCAGCATACCAAGATATATATACGAATCGACAATTTCTAGTTCTTCGTTGTTGTAGAAAATTTTTGCAGTTACCGGTTGCGAGTAATTTTTGAATGCAACAACTTTCGTTTTGTTAGTATTAACTTCTATATTCTATTATCACAGTAAATAAGAAGTTTACCAAGTAGTTCCTGTAGAATTTCAAGAGATTTCCTAAATAATATTGTATCGTCTGCAAATAGTTGAAGTATATCAGTAAGATATGACCATAATTACCATTGAGCTAACACCACTCCGTTATAGTTTACGAATTAGAACACTCCTGTTCATTTTGACAGACGTGTACGGAAGTCTGCAAAAACAATAAAGTTTTGTATGTCAAACTGCTATGTTTCCATGGACACTTTTCCGATAaagtttgtacatgttgtagtttATGTTCTTTGAAATTCTTATATTATTTTCAGAGGGTAAatgttgatttattttcaaaatttgatgaaaattaaacgagccaaaaaTATTTTAGtgtaggtgtttttttttcttttatatttacatttctttATATTGATGACAAGTTAAGACTGCTTAAACTCTTCTTCATACATGCAAGTTAAGAAAGTACAGGGATATTCAAAAACATACTACATAAATTAGGTAAATAAAGTATAAGTCAACTTTCATCAAACTATTTTAAGCATCATTTTTAAGATAAACTGGAAATAATTTCTGTATCCTAAGAACTTAGAATATATTTAGGaaaaatggctgacacaaacaTACTGATGTTTTCTAGTTTTCTTGTAGTTTGTCactaataaataatgtttgaactttattttatctttatacatttttaaaaatctacCAAAACACCGAAGAGTTAATCTTTTAAGGCAGATTGTTTTGGGGAAATTTCACTaatttaaaatcctttttttcatttcctttattttttttagaatgtttatacattttgtacatgctTGATctttttgatggagagttgtctcatggacaatcatgtcacatcttctataaatatatataggcTATGAACGCTACTGATTAAAAAAAGTAGAGCAATATATGTGtgttataaatattaaatgcatGGCATTTATATGATTGCTATAATGTTCCTTAACAACTGTATATCTTCCGTATGTTTAATAGTTTATGTTGAAATCCAttggaatatttctttaaataGAAAACTAGAATTAAGTTAAAATACAACTTTGTTTTCATTTCACTATCAATTCATACACAAATGCACGGACATATTTAGTATTTGAATATTCAACAGGCTTTCTTCAGGGAAATGTATTTACATTCAAATAAAAACCAACTCGTaaatatcattctttttttttataacgttGCCACTATGTCAGTCTGGGGTCTCACTGGCAGAAGTAAGTTTTATTTACCTGATTGTGTTAACTTTCTATAACTTCAACAGGTAAAACTATTTTACCTATGCAAATATGCTGAATTTACctaaataggttaaaaaaaagtaacctggattatctccctttcaccattgatctttttttttatttgatcaacTTAATACAGATATGTTCCTAGTCAACTTGATtttttgattacctcccttatttttgtttactattttaaGTAAATActataattcagttaaatttgaAAGACAAGTTTTAATGACTTTCACAAATTCTATATCGGGTATTCGTAGGTACATTGTTACTGTTGAATCAAGGAAAAGAATaatacagtttaaacaaatgttttattaatcaatataaaactaAACAACTGACAGTCAAAGGAATATGTGTTTTTGAACAAAAGTCattcatgaaatataaaaaagataattcCATGATAATAACATATACATGCATCTTATTTAATAacacaaataacaaaagaaattgtttatcagCTGGTTTATACACTTTCATGACTAGTGAAAGCTATCAGTAGCTAAATTAAAGTTCAACTATGTGTTATTCTACATAAACAAACAGATACAAGGACAGGTacatagaaaaccataatcatcAGTCAATGTTATAACTTAAGACAAGTTATTAGAGAAAATATCAGGCATACTGTTATTGTGTGAATTCTAATAGGGTTATCTCCTCATAACATcagttatgttaaaaaaaatcacaagtaGGTTATTATACAAAGAAACAACGGGTGCAATAATGTTATTCAGTTATCACTGAAATTTTGGTTGGTTAAAAGCAGATCaagtcaaataatttaaaatttagcgctgatagttttgttgtttatatatagTTTAATTCCAACATTTGCCTCATTTCTAGTGAAACATTGTGGGCACACCGATTACCATTTGTTGTATTTTTAAGATAACTTcttctttaattttctttaagaaattaatttaatattttcacaattttgggATTACTTATTAAGCAATTTGTCAATGATACTGTTTGATTAAATGGTTACTATTTCTTCAATTTCAACTGAAAAGATGTTTACAAACAAGATAGGGTCAAGCCAAAATTAACAACATGCATGTAATTACAGTTTGAAGTTGTCTtccccaaaataatcattgaaagTGTAATAACAAGCATGTTGTTACTTCCTGCTTGACCCCGACTTGTTGCTTTACATCTGTAGTTACTTTTCCTCAATGACCAGTAGATTTTACAACAGTTGTTTGCAGATTAATTACCACTTAATTGTAAGGTACCATAGATAAATTGCTAAAATAATCCCCAAAGCATGAAAATGTTAAATCCATTCCAGTAAAAATCAGACTCAAGAAGAAGTGAAGAGTGGAATTTAAAAGTATCCAACCCTATTTGTGTTTCACCTGACCAAAATGTCTCTGATAACTGACATTTGTTATTACAGCCATTGTTTCTATGACACAGACAATTCATGAACTGTTTGTAGTGTTGTTTAAGGGTTGATCTAAGTCAAAATAAGAAAGGAGTTATCATATatgaattcaaacaaaaacacataaaaacttGGTGCATACTTGCTTAACACAAAGATAAAATTGGAAATACATAagtacagaaaaataaaaaacattgtaGAAATAAAATACAGCCTCTATCTACCATGATTACTATTTACATAGATGTACAATGTGAATAACAAAATTTTATATTCCTGAGACTGCTAAAAATTCACAACAGGGTTTGCCATCCATACATAAAAACTGATTAAAATGGAATTGtgacattctaaaatataaagattaattATCTAAtagttgataaaaagaaaaaaaacaaaaaactgctGCACAATGAGAGCATGATACGCCTATATATCGTAGAAATATGCAGATTTCTACACCACCACAGCGGTAATACAGTGTAAGAGATATTCTTAAGTAACGGCGCAAAAAAGAAGAAAGTACAAAAACTTGAGACCATCACAAAAAATTGTTAAGTTTGAAGTAATTCACATAGGATGAACTCAAAATATGGTGCAACATGTTAacacagacattttttttaacaataatgtgTTCCGTCTTAAAAGGCAGGCGTATACAAATAACTGAATACAAGGCTAAACAATCAGATAAATTACTTCAAATCCTCCTTTATTCCACCAGAATTTCGTTAACATTCCTGAGATTTTAAAAGTGATAACAAGAGCTCACATGGCCAATAGGGCTAGGAAAGCTCAATGGAGAAATGAAAGCACCACATGGGActtacaaaagtatataaaacaataaagtgCTTATAAAATGATTGCTTTATATACAATGAACATCAATAAATTCAATTAGAATGAACATGATAAATACAGTAACATATACCTGTAAAAAagtaacaatatttaaaaaaaaaaatggccctacatgtatatgataaatttcaacatttttcatcaGCAATACATATCAAAATGTCATGTGCATGCTCTAATGGATCATAAAAAGTATTGAACGGTTCATTCAAGACATATTCATACAGTTACAGGATTATTCTCTATAATATCAAAAAGctgaaataaaaaatgcaaacaCATTTTGTAACGTAACATCAAGCTTTTATGACATTCATGACATATCGCTGAAAAACATCTCAATTGAACGCCTCTTAGCAATTTGTGCAGGAGGTTTCAATTTCCTCTTTACACTTCTTCTTTCTACCATACTTTGGTCAATAACTTCTGGCCAAATGAACtttcctattttattttttttcataaaagacACATCAATGTCTTGTTCTGCTACACTGATgatctgaaaacaaaatataattgatttcgttggtttttaaaactaagtatgtaataaatagaaaaaacaagtatggacacagacCAGCTTGGATAGTATCCAGCATTCTgcgagtattgcatggcaatacatagtccccatCCAGTTAAAATGCATTGTTCCcgaaaaaacaaaattcaaacttgatctgtaacttgtcatgttaaatctatatatagttatcaaagttatatataccaaatatcaaatcaatatagtCAAGCATGACAAAACAAGAATattaatgtgtccatagtacagggatctatttaaataaattttaaggcTCATACTTTCAAAAGCTTGGAACAAGTGAAGtctaatattttaacaaaatactacTGTTTACCAACCTTTCCAATGAATTGCTTTGTTCTTGATGTTTTTTCTATTTGAAGTTCCACCAGAACAAAATCAtctgaaaccaaaaaaaaaaaattaatccgtATTTCCCACAACTAATTTTGTCCCCCAAATATTCCTGATAAAGTGTGTTATTACTTCTGTCAATGTTGAAAGTACAGTAAAGAAGTTGAAACATTTCCTTTCTGTACATACTAACTGGTTTATTTAAATGTGATGTATAATGATCATCTTTCAGCAGTTCCCTATTTATGTgtgaatattttgtaaatataatgaacTTGCAACATGAAAGACAGTAGCAAAGTATACCTTTACTTAAAATGTCCTCTGGTTGTTCTGGTGTTTTAGTTTGTTCTTGTGTTTTCTCTGATTGTTCTTGTGCTTCAATTTGTTGTTCTTGTGTTTCCTTTGGTTGTTCTTGTGTTTCCTCTGGTTGTTCTTGTGTTTCCTCTGATTGTACTTGTGCTTCAATTTGATGTTCTTGTGTTTTCTCTGGTTGTTCTTGTGCTTCAGTTTGTTGTTCTTGTGTTTCCTTTGGTTGTTCTTGTGTTTCCTTTGGTTGTTCTTGTGTTTCCTCTGGTTGTTCTTGTGTTTCCTCTGATTGTACTTGTGCTTCAATTTGTTGTTCTTGTGTTTCCTCTGGTTGTTCTTGTGCTTCAgtttgttgtttttgtgtttCCTCTGGTTGTTCTTGTGCttcaatttgttgtttttgtgtttCCTCTGGTTGTTCTTGTGCTTCAGTTTGTTGATCTGATGTTTCCTCTGGCTGTTCTGGTGTTTCAGTTGGTTCCTTTAAATAACAGTTGTTAATCTTTATTGTTTATCGGATTCAGGACTTTTGGTTTCTTAAGTTAAATATTATTGAACAAGAGGCTCTATAGAGCATGAATCTCTCATCTTGTTTGATCTTTTAAAATCAATCGGGTTCAGAACCTATCCAGTATATCTTATCATGATCCtttgtttttaattcaattttctgTGTGCATACTTTTAGAATAATTATAAGAGCTGATTTGCTCAGTGTATGATAAATATTTCCAGTTATGGTATACATTCTTCTgcatttatttccatatttttctagAAATTCATACTTGCATGTTTTTAGTATAACTATTGTGAGTTTACTAAAAAAAGAATTTGTGTTTCAGTTATGGTCATGTAGACCTAGACTTATGCTCATCAGGTATCCCTAGCTTATATGTTTCCTCCTTTGTAATATTTAGAATATATCCAATTTGATTTCTCTTATGGGGATACAACTGATGGATTATTTTTAAACAGTATGGCAACTGAATTATAATAGTATTTCCATGTGACAGAAACAAGAAATGCATGATCGAAATTAGGAATAtcaacttcttcttcttcttgtctCCGTATGAGCCTCCTTTAAATAGGAGCACCACCATAGTTATGGCGTATAAAGGAGGACATTTAGAGCCTGTATCGGTAcagattaatgtgagcatttgcctaccCAATTCCCCAGCCAGGCCGTGACGGGTCTTAttaccagaaagttaaccttcccAAAACATAAATACAATGCAATCAAATAAAACATACGAACTCACACACTCACCTGATTCGCTCAGTCCTCAAAGtataaaaagtgtattttttctatgtatcaaATATCCTTTTTTAATATCTGTGTGTTTTGAATGGGAAAGGGTCACCCCGGATGCCCCACAAATGCCTTGGcaaaatacgtctaaggtaataaCGAGGAATCGGTTAGGACAAAATCTATCAAAACCGACACTACCAAATGCCCGCTGTATCAAGGTAGAGGAAAGCCGAAAATCCTACTGAATAGGATCTCGGAAAGAAACTACCGAACCATTAGGAGAACAGCAAGAACTCTCAGACTTCAAATGATAGGTCTGATAGTTTCCAATGGAAACTACTAATGGTTCCCATATGGGCAGAGCACGTGTCTCAAACATACCTGAAAATATCTGCAGAGGTTTTCCTCAACAAGAAAATAATGACCgaaattgaaagtatataatcTATGGATGATAAAATGCATCCAAGAAAGCAATTTAGAAGACTAATTTGGATGATGTTGATGGATTCTCTCTGCAAAAATTTCACGTCCGTTCTCATCGACACCCACGTATATTATTCATGCAAACAAGACATACAACATGTATGTACTTACTTTGGCAGTTGGATCAACAGAAAAATCCATATTTTCCATCAGGACAGAGGCCTCTCTGTAATAAAGCAATTAACTTTGTCaaatgtcaacaaaaaaaaataatcaaaatttctttaaacaaaTTGAGAAAAAAGAAAATCCTTTCACATGATTGATATTGATATATCTGCTCCCAAAAAATTGAAGATTAAATAATAAGAAATGATTTAGATACATGCAAAAATGGCATACTTGATACGGAGTTGTAAGTTTTCAAGCAGTATCTTGATAATAATAGTCGGAATTCCGTTTAAAGTAAATACTTATACAAATCTTAAGACATATAGTGAGTGTCATGCTAACATTAGTAAAGAACTATTCAACACAACATCTTCCAAAACAATTACAGGACTCATTTCCCGGCTGTCTGGAACTTCCATGACACTACAATTAGAATTATATCATTTTTCAGCAAAAAGTTCAGATTTTGACAATTAAACCAGTAAAACACTAAGATAAAGCAAAATTCTTATACCATACACATTTTGTCAAAAAAACAGTGATAAGTTAGCCATTTGATGACAATTATGTTGCCATTATTTCCTTCATAGAAACAGGTCATGAAATCAagtgttttttcttttgttttttaaacatttctttaatatttctaGACATCAATATTTGAGAAGACTGTAATTGGgaacattgttttaatttaatataagatACCTACTTTTCATCTTCATATACAAGAACCTTTGCTGTTTTCCTCTTTGGTCTGGAAAAAAAGAAGTTTaaagtaacatcaaatacaaaaaataattttctgcgaactaaaatatttttgtttgttaatttgtcATATTGAAAAAGATGCATGTgtgaaattttaaacaaataacagTGGATTAAAACTACACCTGAGAACAAGAATGATCTGTAATTATCTCAAAAGCTTTTTACCTCAATTTCACAGAACCAACATCATCTTCTAATAAATAAACAGGACTCATTGCATGATCCTCACTGCTTGTCATTTCAATGTTGCTACAAATTAAAATTGTATGTCAATTACGATTTAAGAATTTAAGTCATGTATGTGTGTGTAGAGAGCAGGTTAAAATCCATCACTAATACCTGACTTATATAACTATcacaaatataatttattaaactAAGTACACTTACTAAGGCCAAATAACCCGACCATCCCTAGTTGaaaccccccgaccctagaactcatttctgaaaaataaataattattcaaacgatcaaattttgaggattgtgaaattaaataattaaattccaaaattgctgtcatctgaatttcaatcagaagtattgattatGTGTAAAATGCAACAACTTCATAACAGaatgaaacatttaaattaaCTTAAAAAGGAGCACGactgtttatatctatttttttttaaattgccgaCCTACTGGCCCTTTTCAATGAAAaggatgtaactggaaccacacattaATATTTGAGTAGTCTGTAAATTATCAATGACTTATGCTTTATTCAGATGATACATACTTGTTATTTTCCAAGAGCACTTTTGATGATTTTCTCTTTACATTGTCAGATTTTCCACCTCTTCTTCCACCTCTTCCTCTACCACAGCCTCTGCCCCGGCTGCCCCTTGTTTTGGATCTATAAAACAGACACAGATACAGATCAGATGAGCAGgaataaaacatacaaatgttAATTGTACGAGTCTTCAAGTTTTGCAACAAGCCTGATAAGGAGAGATAATATGATACTGCCATGATTGATGAAACTATCTGTCTTACTTAAAACTGGTATTGTCCAATTTTGTTGAGATGTCACACTCACAGTCAGTAGGACATTAAATTGTTAATGGAAATCACTGAAGAAAATGTGCAGTTGCCTAAAACCCAAAATATCAACCAGAATTAT
Protein-coding sequences here:
- the LOC143050933 gene encoding uncharacterized protein LOC143050933 — encoded protein: MTSSEDHAMSPVYLLEDDVGSVKLREASVLMENMDFSVDPTAKEPTETLEQPEETSDQQTEAQEQPEETQKQQIEAQEQPEETQKQQTEAQEQPEETQEQQIEAPFQCNEQPNEVTKRRGELKRLFSERSKTRGSRGRGCGRGRGGRRGGKSDNVKRKSSKVLLENNNNIEMTSSEDHAMSPVYLLEDDVGSVKLRPKRKTAKVLVYEDEKEASVLMENMDFSVDPTAKEPTETPEQPEETSDQQTEAQEQPEETQKQQIEAQEQPEETQKQQTEAQEQPEETQEQQIEAQVQSEETQEQPEETQEQPKETQEQPKETQEQQTEAQEQPEKTQEHQIEAQVQSEETQEQPEETQEQPKETQEQQIEAQEQSEKTQEQTKTPEQPEDILSKDDFVLVELQIEKTSRTKQFIGKIISVAEQDIDVSFMKKNKIGKFIWPEVIDQSMVERRSVKRKLKPPAQIAKRRSIEMFFSDMS